A single region of the Triticum dicoccoides isolate Atlit2015 ecotype Zavitan chromosome 2B, WEW_v2.0, whole genome shotgun sequence genome encodes:
- the LOC119366475 gene encoding uncharacterized protein LOC119366475, producing MGEMESTSPPPAGAGGAVLQVVFVDGERSVDLGTVTVHPSLGVRRLQAVVADRVGVAPQQISASLARPRRQRRVPLDEGADLAAAVAREGAGCYVLAGLRRSRRDRRGGRSRRDRKGAGAGPQQPLLMAPTTGSERTILKRLPSTDLASLAGAASPVAAFGGWDYEAQLRELQRQHEWYMMSTAAPDPYLLPPLLDDPPAALWPARPSTPCPDCEAAAALGLREPAFHWCVRDAVTVGFRSPVGPIERPSAARRSPSQTPSPTPSPPPSFAPATGRHLQQSFLHPGLTPLCY from the coding sequence ATGGGCGAGATGGagtccacctcgccgccgccggcgggaGCGGGCGGCGCGGTGCTGCAGGTGGTGTTCGTGGACGGCGAGCGGAGCGTGGACCTGGGCACGGTCACCGTGCACCCGTCGCTGGGCGTGCGGAGGCTGCAGGCGGTGGTGGCGGACCGCGTGGGCGTCGCGCCGCAGCAGATCTCGGCGTCGCTCGCCCGGCCGCGGCGCCAGCGCCGCGTGCCGCTCGACGAGGgcgccgacctcgccgccgccgtggcCCGCGAGGGCGCCGGCTGCTACGTGCTCGCCGGGCTCCGCCGCTCGCGCCGCGACCGCCGCGGGGGCCGCTCCAGGCGCGACCGGAAGGGCGCGGGGGCGGGGCCTCAGCAGCCGCTGCTGATGGCGCCGACGACGGGCTCGGAGCGGACCATCCTGAAGCGCCTCCCGTCGACGGATCTGGCGTCCCTGGCGGGCGCCGCGTCCCCCGTGGCGGCGTTCGGCGGGTGGGACTACGAGGCGCAGCTGCGGGAGCTGCAGCGGCAGCACGAGTGGTACATGATGAGCACCGCCGCGCCGGATCCGTACCTCCTCCCGCCGCTCCTCGACGACCCGCCGGCGGCGCTCTGGCCGGCGCGCCCCTCGACGCCCTGCCCCGACTGCGAGGCGGCCGCGGCGCTGGGCCTGCGCGAGCCGGCGTTCCACTGGTGCGTGCGCGACGCGGTCACCGTGGGGTTCCGCTCCCCGGTGGGCCCCATCGAGCGCCCGTCCGCCGCCAGGAGATCCCCGTCCCAGACGCCGTCGccgaccccgtcgccgccgccgtcgtttgCGCCCGCCACCGGCCGCCATCTGCAGCAGTCCTTCCTCCACCCCGGCCTGACGCCGCTCTGCTACTAG